The Musa acuminata AAA Group cultivar baxijiao chromosome BXJ1-3, Cavendish_Baxijiao_AAA, whole genome shotgun sequence genome window below encodes:
- the LOC135636142 gene encoding protein YABBY 3-like, with the protein MALVSQGLVVCILTRSKPSLLATPRSGPTDSSHLESSFLALDADGGCQERAGSHGRNPREKGRPIDVHPTRGETAVTRRGFPVISTCLLPSHRVKGSSPPAAASICQEGIDDEEDIPPAAVCLTEEELQVARILCRLPETILYFDLRLRRITSPSLPDYLRWGTRRRRSISDDPPPPLPPSPAPPPPPPGEEKEEGDGCEVPTSSSAFAVEATTSSPATPLSFPGSGGEDDDGRPSSAAPSPPPKQRFKNPERHKEWVEEQRQKIATLTDDKAYLKRVIDEYRSRIEMLRANNSVLREAKAAAVDYSRTPNHHQNHRVIPDLNALPEEAVEEEGPAVAAAAAATSGWQDQKQQQQRSVDYKVASMEARKRRREIQREKRSCSPWMHASKALRLR; encoded by the exons ATGGCATTGGTATCACAAGGCCTCGTCGTCTGCATTTTGACTCGATCAAAG CCATCCCTGCTGGCGACACCCAGGTCGGGCCCCACCGATTCTTCACACCTGGAGAGTTCCTTCTTGGCACTCGACGCCGACGGAGGGTGCCAGGAGAGggctggatcccatggacgaaacCCTAGAGAGAAGGGGAGACCTATCGACGTCCATCCGACACGTGGCGAAACCGCAGTGACCCGCCGTGGATTTCCCGTTATAAGCACTTGTCTCCTCCCCTCACA CCGTGTCAAAGGTTCGTCACCCCCGGCCGCCGCCTCCATCTGCCAGGAGGGCATAGACGACGAGGAGGATATTCCGCCGGCGGCGGTGTGTCTTACGGAGGAGGAGCTGCAGGTGGCCCGCATACTCTGCAGGCTCCCCGAGACCATCCTCTACTTCGATCTCCGCCTCCGTCGCATCACTTCGCCTTCCCTGCCCGACTACCTTCGGTGGGGTACCAGACGGCGCCGCTCGATCTCGGACGACCCACCCCCTCCTCTCCCCCCATCTCctgctcctcctccgcctccaccgggagaagagaaagaggaaggcgaTGGCTGCGAGGTCCCGACCTCCTCGTCCGCCTTCGCCGTCGAAGCCACGACATCCAGCCCGGCGACGCCGCTTTCGTTCCCCGGGAGCGGCGGCGAGGACGACGACGGCAGACCGAGTTCGGCAGCGCCGTCGCCTCCACCCAAGCAGCGGTTCAAGAACCCCGAGCGGCACAAGGAG TGGGTGGAGGAACAGCGCCAAAAGATCGCCACGCTAACAGACGACAAAGCTTATCTTAAAAGG GTGATAGATGAGTATAGAAGTCGAATCGAGATGCTGAGAGCCAACAACTCCGTGCTTCGAGAG GCAAAGGCAGCTGCCGTCGATTATAGTCGAACGCCAAATCATCACCAGAACCATCGAGTCATACCCGATCTGAATGCGTTGCCTGAGGAGGCAGTGGAGGAGGAGGGCcctgcggtggcggcggcggcggcggcgacgtcgGGATGGCAAgatcagaagcagcagcagcagcggagcGTGGACTACAAGGTGGCGTCGATGGAGGCGAGGAAGAGGAGGCGGGAGATACAGAGGGAGAAGAGGAGCTGTTCGCCTTGGATGCACGCGAGCAAGGCACTCCGGCTGAGGTGA
- the LOC135622037 gene encoding peptidyl-prolyl cis-trans isomerase-like produces MANPRVYFDMSVGGSPVGRIVMELYADVTPKTAENFRALCTGEKGMGRSGKPLHYKGSSFHRVIPGFMCQGGDFTRGNGTGGESIYGEKFADENFVKKHTGPGVLSMANAGKHTNGSQFFICTAQTSWLDGKHVVFGRVVEGLEVVKAIEAVGSPSGTTKKPVVVADCGQLS; encoded by the coding sequence ATGGCCAACCCTCGCGTCTACTTCGACATGTCCGTCGGCGGCTCACCGGTGGGGCGGATCGTGATGGAGCTGTACGCGGACGTGACGCCGAAGACGGCGGAGAACTTCCGGGCCCTCTGCACGGGCGAGAAGGGGATGGGGCGCTCCGGCAAGCCCCTCCACTACAAGGGTTCCTCCTTCCACCGGGTGATCCCCGGGTTCATGTGCCAGGGCGGTGACTTCACTCGCGGCAACGGCACCGGCGGAGAGTCGATCTACGGGGAGAAGTTCGCCGACGAGAACTTCGTGAAGAAGCACACGGGCCCTGGCGTGCTTTCCATGGCGAACGCCGGGAAGCATACTAACGGGTCGCAGTTCTTCATCTGCACCGCGCAGACGTCGTGGCTCGATGGCAAGCACGTCGTGTTCGGCCGCGTGGTGGAGGGGTTGGAGGTGGTGAAGGCCATCGAAGCGGTGGGATCGCCAAGCGGCACCACCAAGAAGCCCGTCGTCGTCGCCGACTGCGGTCAGCTGTCTTAG
- the LOC103978128 gene encoding chaperone protein dnaJ 11, chloroplastic-like, whose product MMSSLSLAFPKSFLRSPSLPRRRPPSCSVAVGSSSATLYDVLGVAADATGVEIKVAYRRLARSCHPDVVAAQGKGASAADEFMRVRAAYEILSDPEKRVDYDRRVKSVVFTALRTSWCSSQDRRPRTWETDQCW is encoded by the coding sequence ATGATGTCGTCGCTGTCGCTCGCCTTCCCCAAATCGTTCCTCCGGAGCCCCTCCCTCCCTCGCCGCCGGCCTCCGAGCTGCTCCGTCGCCGTCGGCTCCTCGTCTGCGACGCTCTACGATGTGCTCGGCGTCGCGGCCGACGCCACGGGCGTTGAGATCAAGGTGGCGTACCGGAGGCTCGCCCGGTCGTGCCACCCGGACGTGGTGGCGGCCCAGGGGAAGGGCGCGTCGGCAGCGGACGAGTTCATGCGCGTCCGCGCGGCCTACGAGATCCTCTCAGACCCAGAGAAGCGCGTCGACTACGACCGAAGGGTTAAGTCGGTGGTGTTCACTGCGCTGAGGACGTCTTGGTGCTCCTCCCAGGACCGCCGCCCACGGACATGGGAGACGGACCAGTGCTGGTAG